The following proteins come from a genomic window of Gordonia westfalica:
- a CDS encoding structural cement protein Gp24, with product MAGITVKFEKGRITHTAEAAIVGGQVVHPGDGPRSAVPATADSEKVLGVALTDAAPKTDPTPGVLYVGTDQVAVASAPAVVPVKSNNSASAGDLVVAHTAGAVKKAPAEAKITQIVGRVIEKIGGADNIVLVRLGG from the coding sequence ATGGCCGGAATCACCGTGAAGTTCGAGAAGGGTCGAATCACCCACACCGCCGAGGCCGCCATCGTCGGCGGCCAGGTGGTGCACCCGGGTGACGGTCCGCGCAGCGCCGTGCCGGCGACCGCCGACTCCGAGAAGGTCCTCGGTGTCGCGCTCACCGACGCCGCACCGAAGACCGACCCGACGCCCGGTGTGCTGTACGTCGGCACCGACCAGGTGGCCGTCGCGTCGGCGCCGGCCGTCGTGCCGGTGAAGTCGAACAACTCCGCGAGCGCCGGTGACCTGGTCGTCGCGCACACCGCGGGTGCGGTCAAGAAGGCCCCGGCCGAGGCGAAGATCACCCAGATCGTCGGCCGTGTCATCGAAAAAATCGGAGGCGCGGACAACATCGTCCTCGTCCGGCTGGGAGGCTGA